The Sandaracinus amylolyticus genomic interval GTCGAGTACGCGCGCAGCCAGTACCTGCTGCTCTACGTGCTCGGCGACTGGCTCGCGTCGATCTTCGGCGTCGATGGCGCGGGGCGCGCGACGGCGATCCTCTCGATCGCGACGCTGCCGCTCGCCGTGGGCTGGTACCTGCGCGTGCACGGTCGGCCCGCGATGCTCGGCGCGCTCGCGGCGCCCATCGCGATGCACGCCTACGTGTTCTGGGGGTTCCTCAACTACGCAGCGGGCATGGTGCTCGCGATCGTCGCGCTCGGGACGCACGCGCGGCTCGTGCAGCGGCCCGATGCGCGACGCGCGATGTGGCTCGCGCTCGCGGCGCTCGCGACGTTCTACGCGCACGCGCAGCTCTACGCGTGGATGGGCCTCGCGTGCATCGTGCAGCTCGTCGCGATGGCGCCCGCGGTGGGGCGCGCGCGCGCGGTGCGGGCGCTCGTCGGATCGATCGTGGCCGCGCTGCCGAGCGTGATCGCGATGGCGTGGTGGCTGCGCCAGTCGGGCGTGATCGAGCGGGGCGAAGCGGGCTCGCGCAGCGGGCACGCGGCGGAGGTCGCGGCACAGGGCGCGGCGCCGATCTTCACGCCGGTCGCGGACACCGTGCGCGCTTGGCTCGGGCACTCGTTCGACGTCTACCGCGACGGCAGCGGCGTGACGCTCGCGGTCGCGTTCTTCGCGGGCGTTCTCGTCGTGATCGCGCTGCGCGGAGGCCGCGACGCGGTGGTGGTCCCCGCGAGCGTCGAGGGCACGACGACGAGCGGTCCGTGGTGGCGGCGGATCATCGCGTCGTCGCCCGAGTGGCCGATGCCGCGCACGGTCGCGCCCGAGCTCGTGCTGCTGCTGACGTTCGCGCTCTATCTGTTCGCGCCGTTCTCGTACCGGCTGATCGAGCCGATCAACCATCGCTTCCTTCCGCTCGCGCTCGCGCTGCTGCCAGTGCTCGGACCGCGCGGTGCGCTGCCGATGCGCGCGAGCCTCGTCGTCGCGCCCGCGCTGATGGCGCTCGCGATCGCGACCGGTCAGGTGCACGCGAAGCGCTTCGGCGAGACCGATCGCGAGATGGGCGAGCTCTCCGCGGCGCTCGAGCACACCGAGCCCGGTGGGCGCTTGCTCGGGCTGATCTTCGATCCGCAGAGCGAGGTCGTGCCGCTGCCGATCTACCTGCACGCGCACCAGTACTTCCAGGCGCGCGTCGGTGGGCTCGCGTGCTTCTCGTTCGTCGAGTTCCCGAAGTCGCCGGTGCAGTACGCGGAAGGCGCGGCGCCGCCGCCCTTCCCTCCGCGCTTCGAGTGGACGCCGCAGCGCTACGACCACGCGGTGTGGGGTGAGTCGTTCGACTACTGGCTCGTGCGTCACGAGTCGGGGCGCGACGCGCCGCGCTCGATCTTCCGTGGCGCAGCGAGCCCGCCGGAGGCGGTGTTCGAGAGCGATCGCTGGACGCTCTTCGCGCGACCGCGGTAGCTCGGCGCGCCCAGACGTGTGCTCGGACGGCGTCAGGTCCTCGTCCTGGCCGACGGGGCGAGCGGCGGCGAACTCGATCCTCCGACGGGATGGTCTGTCGCGGCGGACACGGTCCGGATCGAGCCGCGCTGATCGGCGCCGAAAAAAAGATCGCGGCGGTGTCGGGCCGGGCGCATCTCGTTCGTCGTTCCATCGAGCGCCACGCGCGCACGACCGACGAGAGGGACACACCGATGACCGCGAAGAAGCAGAAGATCTACACGCACCTCTGGTACGCGAAGGACGCGGAGGGAGCCGCGCGGCACTATGCCTCGATCTTCCCCGATTCCCGCGTCGATCGCGTCACGCCGCTGCCGGCGGAGTCGCCGAGCGGGCCTCCGGGCTCGGTCAGCATCGTCGACTTCACGCTGTTCGGGGAGCGCTTCCAGGCGATGACCGCCGGACCGCACCACGACTTCAACGACGCGATCTCGCTCGTCGTCGAGTGCGACAGCCAGGCCGAGCTCGATCGCTACTGGAACGCGCTGCTCGAGGGCGGCGGCCGGCCGCAGGCGTGCGGCTGGCTCACCGATCGCTACGGGGTCCGCTGGCAGATCGTGCCGGCCGTGCTCGACCAGCTGATGCGCGACGACGACCCGGCGCGCGCGAAGCGCGTCGCCGACGCGATGCTGAAGATGGTGAAGCTCGACATCGCGACGCTCGAGCGCGCCTACCGCGCGGAGTGAACGACACCCGACGCGCGAGGCCGTCGATCGACCTCGCGCGTCACGCACTGCGCCGCGCAATCGTCTAGCAGGCGACGCGTCTGTCACGAGCGCCACCGCCCTCAACGTGCGTGTCGCTCGCGTCGACCTATGCTCCGGCACACGTGAACGACATGACCCTGGAAGAGCTCTTGACGCGCGTCGAACGAACGCGCCTCCGAGCACACACGGAGTGGTTCCGACGCTGGCACCGGCCCGCCATCGCGATCACCACGACGACCGAGGAGATCCGATTGGGCGCGAGTCGTTTTGGAGGCGTTCCCGATCTTCCCGTCGACGTCGAATGGCCGCGACACGACAAGGGTCCCTATCGATTCCTCGCGCAGATCGATCTCGCCGACCTGCCGTCTCGCCGCGCATCGTTCGCCGAACCGTGGCGGGATGTCCTACCGAGCGACGGCGTGCTCTCGCTCTTCGTGGCTGACGACCCGACGCGTGAGATGGACCCTCGCGGTGAGATCTTCTGGGGTGATCCGCGATACGCGGTCGCGCTCCTCTCAGCAGCGCACGTCGAGAGCAGTCCGCGTCAACCGCCGCCCGAAGTCGACTTCGGTGCTCCCGCGGCGATCGCGTTCACTCCGACCATCGATATTCCTCGCGACGAATATCAGGTTCGAGACTGGCCTTTCACCACTGACGAGCACGAGACGTACGATGTCCTGCGCGCGACTCTCCATGGTCGCGACTATCTCTTCGGATATCCGCAACATTGCACGCTCGCGTACGACCCGACTCCGACAGGCCAGATTCCGCTGCTCTCGCTGGGATCCGATGACGAGCGCGCGTGGTACTGGCACGACGGTGACTGCTTGATGCTCTTTCTCGAGCCCGGGCGTGCACACCCGGGCGCGATCTCGCTCGGCTCGGATGCAGGGTGAATCTCGAGCCGGAGTGCGCCGCGCGTCGGCTCAGACCGGCGGCTCGATGCACACGTTGCCGATGCACGTCGCGCCGTCGCAGCAGTCTTCGTCGCTGCCGCACGTCATCCCGCCGCGACGGCACTCCGTCTCCGGCGGCGGCACGCACACGGGCGCGCCGTCGGGGCCCTCTTCGCACGTCTCGGAGCAGCACTCCGCGCTCGTCGCGCACGAGCTCCCGGTCACGCGGCACGGCTCCGGCGCCCAGTACGCCGCGATGTTGTGCACGCCCGTGCTCTGCCCGGGCAGCCAGTACGGCACCAACGACGGATCGCTGCCGGCGGGCGCGGTCGCGTCGATCGCCGCGACCCAGAGCTGGCGCAGACCGCGCCCCTGCGTGCCCGCGATCGTGTTGCCGTAGTCGCGACGCGAGTAGAACGCGACCCAGTAGTAGCGCGCGCCCTCACGCTCGTCGGTGACGTACGGCGCGAACGTCGGGAAGTACGAGCTCGCGCCCGTCGGTCCGCCGTTCAGCGTGTCGAGGCGCACGAGGTTCGTGCCGTCGGGCGCGATGCGATAGAGCGCGCCCGCGGGCACGTCGTGCGTGCCGGGCACGAAGCTGAACGTGCGCGGCCCGTGCTGGAAGACGAGCACCTGCGCGTCGGGCGACCACACCGGGTGCGAGTCCGCGGTGCCTCCCTCGGGCGCGCCGGCGAGCGTGCTGCCCTCGTGGATCTTCGTCGGCGCGCCGAACGCGAGGGGCGCCGTCGAGGTGCGCGGCATCACGTACACGTCGCCGTCGATCGGGTGCGAGTCGGGCGCGACCGCGACCTCGCCCATGAACGCGATGCGATCGCCTTCACCGGGCGACCACGACGGGAAGCTCGTCCCCGCGCCCGGCAGACCCGCCGCGCCGACCGACGTGCCCGTCGAGGCATCGACGATCACCATCGGGCCGCTCCAGCCCGCCGATCCGATCAGCATCGTGCCCGTCGGATCGTAGGTGCCCATCGTGATCGGAGCCGCAACCGGCGAGTTGCGCGTCGGCGCGGGGTCTGCGCCGAGCGGCGTCGTGAGATCGAACTGCATCCCGGCGTTGTCGCCCTCGCGCACGCCCCACAGCCAGCGCCCGTCGCGCGACACCGTGTGGCACGCGATGCAGCGGCCGCCGCTCGGCGCCGGCGCCGGCGCGGGCACGACGACGGCGCGCGCCGCGCTCACCGGGTCGATGGACTCGGTGCGGCCCGCGCTGAGATCCCAGAAGTACACGCGGCCGAACAAGCTGCCGCGCGCGAGGCGCATCGAGCGCGGCGCGGCACCCGCGACCACGCGCGACGTCGCGCTCTCGAGCCGATCGATCTCGATGCGCACGTCGTCGTCCGCATCGCTCTCCGCGATCGCGCGCCACGCGTCGCGATCGACGAGCCACGCATGGCGGAACGCGTCGCCGGCGTGCGCGAGGTACGCGATGATCGTCGCGTGGGGCTTGGTCAGGCGCACCCGGAACACGTCGCCCGCGGCGCCCACCGGCTGCCACTGCACGTCGGGCGGCGCGACGTTCTGGGGCATCACCGCGCCCTCGAGCGGATAGACGATCGTCGCCGCGCTCGGATCGCCCGCGACCGGCGCGCCGAAGCGGCCCGGCGTGGTCGCGGGATCGACGCCCTCGCCGAACACGCTGCGCTCGACGACGATCTCGAGGGTCGCGTTCGCGCTCAGCACGTCGCTGCCGCTCGCGAGGCGCGCGTTCACCGTGACCACGCCGCCCGCGACGCCGCTCGCGGTGAAGGTGCCGGTGCTGGCGATCGCGCCGAGCCGCATGCTGCCCGTCGACCAATACGCCGTCGCGGTCGCGTCGTGCTCGGTGCCGTCGTTGCGCGTCGCGATCAGCCGGAACGACTGCGTCGCGGGCGCGTCGTCGATCGACGTGATCGTCGCGGTAGCGGGCTCGACGCGCACCGACGCGAGCGCGCGCGGATCACTCGCGTCGCCCACGGCGCCGTCACCCCGGACGCGACAGACACCGTCGACGCACGACTCGCCGGCGCGACACTCGCCGCTGCTCGAGCACGTGCCGCTCATCGTGCCGTTGCAGCCTGCGATCGCGACGAGCGCGATCGAGATCGAAAGGAAGCGATGCATGCGCGGTCTCCTCGATCGCCGCGCACAGCAAGCTCCGATCCCAGCGCGGATCCCACACGATCCGACGTCGCGCGCGCGCATCGTGGCCGCTTCCGACACGACGCCCAGGGTCTGCCGGCCCGAGCAGCGGGCACGCGCGTCCCCGGCGACTCGCGACCGCAGCAGCCGCATCGGCGACCCCGTGTGGTACACCCGGCCGGCCCTGCTCGCGCGGGGCTCCGCGCATGCGCCGAACTCCCGCCCTCGCCCTCCTCGCTCGGCTCGCGCCGTTGCTCCTCGCCGCGGCCGCGCTGGCGTCGATCGCAGGTGCGCTGTCGATCTTCGATGCGGTCACCCGACCGACGCGCGCCAACGGCTTCGAGCGCCTCTCGAGCGGCGGCTCGCAGTGCGACTTCGACGATCCCGCGTGGGCGCGCAACGCGGTGCGCTCGTTCGACGTCGAGCCCTTCGCGCCCGAGCAGGAGCACCCCGAGCAGTGCGTGTCGTGGCGCGCGTGGTGGGCCGTCGCGCGACCGACTCGCCTGGAGCTCGAGATCGAGTCCGACGACGACGGCTTCGTGCTCCTCGACGAGCGTCGGTTCGT includes:
- a CDS encoding VOC family protein, whose amino-acid sequence is MTAKKQKIYTHLWYAKDAEGAARHYASIFPDSRVDRVTPLPAESPSGPPGSVSIVDFTLFGERFQAMTAGPHHDFNDAISLVVECDSQAELDRYWNALLEGGGRPQACGWLTDRYGVRWQIVPAVLDQLMRDDDPARAKRVADAMLKMVKLDIATLERAYRAE
- a CDS encoding dickkopf-related protein, which gives rise to MHRFLSISIALVAIAGCNGTMSGTCSSSGECRAGESCVDGVCRVRGDGAVGDASDPRALASVRVEPATATITSIDDAPATQSFRLIATRNDGTEHDATATAYWSTGSMRLGAIASTGTFTASGVAGGVVTVNARLASGSDVLSANATLEIVVERSVFGEGVDPATTPGRFGAPVAGDPSAATIVYPLEGAVMPQNVAPPDVQWQPVGAAGDVFRVRLTKPHATIIAYLAHAGDAFRHAWLVDRDAWRAIAESDADDDVRIEIDRLESATSRVVAGAAPRSMRLARGSLFGRVYFWDLSAGRTESIDPVSAARAVVVPAPAPAPSGGRCIACHTVSRDGRWLWGVREGDNAGMQFDLTTPLGADPAPTRNSPVAAPITMGTYDPTGTMLIGSAGWSGPMVIVDASTGTSVGAAGLPGAGTSFPSWSPGEGDRIAFMGEVAVAPDSHPIDGDVYVMPRTSTAPLAFGAPTKIHEGSTLAGAPEGGTADSHPVWSPDAQVLVFQHGPRTFSFVPGTHDVPAGALYRIAPDGTNLVRLDTLNGGPTGASSYFPTFAPYVTDEREGARYYWVAFYSRRDYGNTIAGTQGRGLRQLWVAAIDATAPAGSDPSLVPYWLPGQSTGVHNIAAYWAPEPCRVTGSSCATSAECCSETCEEGPDGAPVCVPPPETECRRGGMTCGSDEDCCDGATCIGNVCIEPPV
- a CDS encoding DUF1963 domain-containing protein, encoding MTLEELLTRVERTRLRAHTEWFRRWHRPAIAITTTTEEIRLGASRFGGVPDLPVDVEWPRHDKGPYRFLAQIDLADLPSRRASFAEPWRDVLPSDGVLSLFVADDPTREMDPRGEIFWGDPRYAVALLSAAHVESSPRQPPPEVDFGAPAAIAFTPTIDIPRDEYQVRDWPFTTDEHETYDVLRATLHGRDYLFGYPQHCTLAYDPTPTGQIPLLSLGSDDERAWYWHDGDCLMLFLEPGRAHPGAISLGSDAG